Proteins from one Oncorhynchus masou masou isolate Uvic2021 chromosome 12, UVic_Omas_1.1, whole genome shotgun sequence genomic window:
- the LOC135550696 gene encoding A-kinase anchor protein 10, mitochondrial-like isoform X2 yields MSFFRRKAKGKEPEQPVDAKVNRALVAPASPHSPSHSLRNHHAFLEVVGPSHVAINAISANMDSFAHGRTAILKKQPSHMEAAHFGDLGHSSVNYLASETRSRLSKTVDQILRDNVAMPYYIQFQEAHGSDHLVRFWLEAESFRSTSWCRVRANSLNSIKHSSLAEPASTPVSPDPSSPPDMDLPSFPRPPSSHPLTPSPQEINSNSSEGPTAQLLHRDSFSSLVDQRPGTPSREDTPPRQNSRTGTPFKLQSTHALKELSDKLMKSIERDAVNIFTKYISPDAARPIPITEQIRNDIVAKICGEDGKVDPNCFVNAQSVVFSIMEQQHFSEFLRSHHFCKYQMEVLTSGSVFLADILFCESALFYFSEYMEKEDAVNILQFWLAADNFQDQLAAMAGQYDGQEAQNDAMILYDKYFSLQATKPLGFDDSVRMEIESNICREGGPLPDCFTTPLRQAWTTMEKVYMPGFLSSNLYYKYLSDLINSVRADEFVLASAPGQGVAPDGDRSTNATEGSQTQQATKKVAAVKILKNFDEAITVDIASLDPETLYQRPYAGMTFGKVNELGQFIREAEPEPDVKKSKGSMLSLAMKKLVQGNSDEAQEEMAWKIAKMIVNDVVHQAHHNSPDKSTKL; encoded by the exons ATGTCGTTTTTCAGAAGGAAAG CAAAAGGCAAGGAACCCGAGCAACCAGTTGATGCAAAAGTCAATAGAG CCCTGGTAGCCCCAGCAagcccccactccccctcccatAGCCTCCGTAACCACCATGCCTTCCTGGAGGTGGTGGGGCCCAGCCATGTGGCCATCAACGCCATCTCTGCAAACATGGACTCCTTTGCCCACGGACGCACGGCCATCCTCAAGAAACAGCCCAGCCACATGGAGGCTGCACACTTTGGGGATCTGG GGCACTCTAGTGTGAACTACCTGGCCTCTGAGACGCGTTCACGCCTGTCTAAGACAGTGGACCAGATCCTGCGGGACAATGTGGCCATGCCCTACTACATCCAGTTCCAGGAGGCCCATGGTTCCGACCACTTGGTCCGCTTTTGGCTGGAGGCAGAGAGCTTCCGCTCAACCAGCTGGTGCCGGGTCCGGGCCAACAGTctcaactccatcaaacacaGCTCCCTTGCCGAGCCTGCctccacccctgtctcccccGACCCCTCCTCCCCCCCAGACATGGACCTACCCTCCTTCCCCAGGCCCCCCTCATCTCACCCCCTTACCCCCAGCCCCCAGGAGATAAACAGTAACAGTAGTGAAGGCCCCACTGCGCAGCTCCTCCACAGGGACTCCTTTAGCTCCTTAGTGGACCAGAGGCCAGGCACCCCCAGCAGGGAAGATACCCCCCCCAGGCAGAATTCCAGGACAGGGACCCCCTTCAAGCTGCAGTCCACCCACGCCCTCAAGGAGCTCTCAGACAAGCTCATGAAGA gtatagagagagatgcagtgaaCATCTTCACCAAGTACATCTCTCCAGACGCTGCTAGGCCCATCCCCATCACAGAACAGATTAGAAACGACATAGTCG CTAAAATCTGTGGCGAGGATGGAAAGGTGGACCCAAACTGCTTTGTCAATGCACAGTCAGTCGTCTTCTCCATCATGGAGCAACA GCACTTTAGTGAATTCTTGCGCAGCCATCATTTCTGTAAGTACCAGATGGAAGTGTTGACCAGTGGCTCAGTGTTTCTTGCAGACATCTTGTTCTGTGAGTCGGCCCTATTCTACTTCTCTGAG TACATGGAGAAGGAGGATGCTGTGAATATCCTGCAGTTCTGGCTGGCAGCAGATAACTTCCAGGACCAGCTGGCTGCAATGGCGGGCCAATACGACGGCCAGGAGGCCCAGAATGACGCCATGATCCTCTATGACAA GTATTTCTCACTCCAAGCCACCAAACCGCTGGGTTTTGATGACTCTGTGCGGATGGAGATAGAGTCTAATATATGCCGGGAAGGAGGGCCTCTACCAGACTgcttcaccactcctctcagaCAGGCCTGGACCACCATGGAAAAG GTCTACATGCCAGGCTTCCTGTCGAGTAACCTTTACTACAAGTATCTGAGTGACCTTATCAACTCTGTCCGAGCGGATGAGTTTGTCCTGGCCAGCGCTCCCGGTCAAGGCGTGGCCCCAGATGGTGACCGCAGCACCAATGCTACCGAGGGTTCTCAAACCCAG CAAGCTACCAAAAAGGTGGCAGCAGTGAAAATCCTGAAAAATTTTGACGAGGCGATAACGGTGGACATAGCCAGTTTGGATCCAGAGACCCTGTACCAGCGCCCCTACGCTGG AATGACGTTTGGGAAAGTGAACGAGCTGGGCCAGTTCATCAGGGAGGCCGAACCAGAGCCTGatgtgaagaaatccaaag gTTCCATGCTTTCTCTAGCCATGAAGAAACTTGTTCAAGGCAACTCAGATGAG GCCCAGGAGGAAATGGCCTGGAAGATCGCTAAGATGATCGTCAATGACGTAGTACACCAGGCGCACCACAACAGTCCTGACAAATCCACCAAG tTATGA
- the LOC135550696 gene encoding A-kinase anchor protein 10, mitochondrial-like isoform X1, translating to MSFFRRKAKGKEPEQPVDAKVNRALVAPASPHSPSHSLRNHHAFLEVVGPSHVAINAISANMDSFAHGRTAILKKQPSHMEAAHFGDLGHSSVNYLASETRSRLSKTVDQILRDNVAMPYYIQFQEAHGSDHLVRFWLEAESFRSTSWCRVRANSLNSIKHSSLAEPASTPVSPDPSSPPDMDLPSFPRPPSSHPLTPSPQEINSNSSEGPTAQLLHRDSFSSLVDQRPGTPSREDTPPRQNSRTGTPFKLQSTHALKELSDKLMKSIERDAVNIFTKYISPDAARPIPITEQIRNDIVAKICGEDGKVDPNCFVNAQSVVFSIMEQQHFSEFLRSHHFCKYQMEVLTSGSVFLADILFCESALFYFSEYMEKEDAVNILQFWLAADNFQDQLAAMAGQYDGQEAQNDAMILYDKYFSLQATKPLGFDDSVRMEIESNICREGGPLPDCFTTPLRQAWTTMEKVYMPGFLSSNLYYKYLSDLINSVRADEFVLASAPGQGVAPDGDRSTNATEGSQTQQATKKVAAVKILKNFDEAITVDIASLDPETLYQRPYAGRMTFGKVNELGQFIREAEPEPDVKKSKGSMLSLAMKKLVQGNSDEAQEEMAWKIAKMIVNDVVHQAHHNSPDKSTKL from the exons ATGTCGTTTTTCAGAAGGAAAG CAAAAGGCAAGGAACCCGAGCAACCAGTTGATGCAAAAGTCAATAGAG CCCTGGTAGCCCCAGCAagcccccactccccctcccatAGCCTCCGTAACCACCATGCCTTCCTGGAGGTGGTGGGGCCCAGCCATGTGGCCATCAACGCCATCTCTGCAAACATGGACTCCTTTGCCCACGGACGCACGGCCATCCTCAAGAAACAGCCCAGCCACATGGAGGCTGCACACTTTGGGGATCTGG GGCACTCTAGTGTGAACTACCTGGCCTCTGAGACGCGTTCACGCCTGTCTAAGACAGTGGACCAGATCCTGCGGGACAATGTGGCCATGCCCTACTACATCCAGTTCCAGGAGGCCCATGGTTCCGACCACTTGGTCCGCTTTTGGCTGGAGGCAGAGAGCTTCCGCTCAACCAGCTGGTGCCGGGTCCGGGCCAACAGTctcaactccatcaaacacaGCTCCCTTGCCGAGCCTGCctccacccctgtctcccccGACCCCTCCTCCCCCCCAGACATGGACCTACCCTCCTTCCCCAGGCCCCCCTCATCTCACCCCCTTACCCCCAGCCCCCAGGAGATAAACAGTAACAGTAGTGAAGGCCCCACTGCGCAGCTCCTCCACAGGGACTCCTTTAGCTCCTTAGTGGACCAGAGGCCAGGCACCCCCAGCAGGGAAGATACCCCCCCCAGGCAGAATTCCAGGACAGGGACCCCCTTCAAGCTGCAGTCCACCCACGCCCTCAAGGAGCTCTCAGACAAGCTCATGAAGA gtatagagagagatgcagtgaaCATCTTCACCAAGTACATCTCTCCAGACGCTGCTAGGCCCATCCCCATCACAGAACAGATTAGAAACGACATAGTCG CTAAAATCTGTGGCGAGGATGGAAAGGTGGACCCAAACTGCTTTGTCAATGCACAGTCAGTCGTCTTCTCCATCATGGAGCAACA GCACTTTAGTGAATTCTTGCGCAGCCATCATTTCTGTAAGTACCAGATGGAAGTGTTGACCAGTGGCTCAGTGTTTCTTGCAGACATCTTGTTCTGTGAGTCGGCCCTATTCTACTTCTCTGAG TACATGGAGAAGGAGGATGCTGTGAATATCCTGCAGTTCTGGCTGGCAGCAGATAACTTCCAGGACCAGCTGGCTGCAATGGCGGGCCAATACGACGGCCAGGAGGCCCAGAATGACGCCATGATCCTCTATGACAA GTATTTCTCACTCCAAGCCACCAAACCGCTGGGTTTTGATGACTCTGTGCGGATGGAGATAGAGTCTAATATATGCCGGGAAGGAGGGCCTCTACCAGACTgcttcaccactcctctcagaCAGGCCTGGACCACCATGGAAAAG GTCTACATGCCAGGCTTCCTGTCGAGTAACCTTTACTACAAGTATCTGAGTGACCTTATCAACTCTGTCCGAGCGGATGAGTTTGTCCTGGCCAGCGCTCCCGGTCAAGGCGTGGCCCCAGATGGTGACCGCAGCACCAATGCTACCGAGGGTTCTCAAACCCAG CAAGCTACCAAAAAGGTGGCAGCAGTGAAAATCCTGAAAAATTTTGACGAGGCGATAACGGTGGACATAGCCAGTTTGGATCCAGAGACCCTGTACCAGCGCCCCTACGCTGG AAGAATGACGTTTGGGAAAGTGAACGAGCTGGGCCAGTTCATCAGGGAGGCCGAACCAGAGCCTGatgtgaagaaatccaaag gTTCCATGCTTTCTCTAGCCATGAAGAAACTTGTTCAAGGCAACTCAGATGAG GCCCAGGAGGAAATGGCCTGGAAGATCGCTAAGATGATCGTCAATGACGTAGTACACCAGGCGCACCACAACAGTCCTGACAAATCCACCAAG tTATGA